The following proteins are encoded in a genomic region of Synechococcus sp. CBW1002:
- a CDS encoding DUF429 domain-containing protein, producing the protein MQGLRGVDGCRAGWLAVSCEGPGEPVTARLFPSALELLEGPGWQLTAIDIPIGLPEAGPRRCDREARRLLGPRRSSVFSAPLRGVLAATSYPEACALSQAAQGCKLSKQAFHILAKVRQVDAWLQRDPGQARCLVEVHPELCFREWNGGVPMPHPKKSAAGAADRLALVERTFPGAAAAIRARFLRRQVADDDILDALAALWSAARIEAGTALRLGGDLDGTGLPMQILV; encoded by the coding sequence ATGCAGGGCTTGCGCGGGGTGGATGGCTGCCGGGCCGGCTGGCTGGCGGTGTCCTGCGAGGGACCGGGGGAGCCCGTCACCGCCCGGCTGTTCCCCTCCGCCCTTGAGCTGCTGGAGGGGCCGGGCTGGCAGCTCACCGCCATCGACATCCCCATCGGTCTGCCCGAAGCCGGGCCCCGCCGCTGCGATCGCGAAGCCCGCCGCCTGCTGGGCCCCCGCCGCAGCAGTGTCTTTTCAGCGCCCCTGCGCGGCGTGCTGGCCGCCACCAGCTACCCGGAGGCCTGTGCCTTGTCCCAGGCGGCCCAGGGTTGCAAACTCAGCAAGCAGGCGTTCCACATCCTCGCCAAGGTGCGCCAGGTGGACGCCTGGTTGCAGCGCGATCCAGGGCAGGCCCGCTGCCTGGTGGAGGTGCACCCGGAGCTGTGTTTCCGCGAGTGGAACGGTGGTGTGCCGATGCCGCACCCCAAGAAGAGCGCCGCCGGCGCCGCCGATCGCCTGGCCTTGGTGGAGCGGACCTTCCCGGGGGCGGCGGCCGCGATCCGCGCCCGTTTCCTGCGCCGCCAGGTGGCCGATGACGACATCCTCGATGCCCTGGCGGCCCTGTGGAGCGCCGCGCGCATCGAGGCCGGCACGGCCCTGCGCCTCGGCGGCGACCTCGACGGCACGGGCCTGCCGATGCAGATTCTGGTCTGA
- a CDS encoding LexA family protein gives MPAPPPASPPAPPPEPAVAGPWRLEPQRPPLALPLAAEAVAAGFPSPADDYMEAAIDLNEVLIRHPSSTFFLRVSGDSMIGAGIHHGDLLIVDRSLEPRPGRIVVAVLEGAFTLKRLVRQQGRWLLEAAHPAYPLLELGAADDDRLWGVAIHVIHPL, from the coding sequence TTGCCCGCTCCGCCACCCGCATCGCCACCCGCGCCGCCGCCGGAGCCGGCCGTTGCCGGGCCCTGGCGCCTGGAGCCGCAGCGCCCGCCGCTGGCCCTGCCCCTCGCCGCCGAGGCGGTGGCGGCCGGCTTCCCCAGCCCCGCGGACGATTACATGGAGGCGGCCATCGATCTCAACGAGGTGCTGATCCGCCATCCCAGCAGCACCTTTTTCCTGCGGGTCAGCGGTGATTCGATGATCGGGGCCGGCATTCACCACGGCGATCTGCTGATCGTGGATCGCAGCCTGGAACCGCGCCCCGGGCGGATTGTGGTGGCGGTGCTGGAGGGGGCCTTCACGCTCAAGCGCCTGGTGCGGCAGCAGGGGCGCTGGCTGCTGGAGGCGGCCCATCCGGCCTATCCGTTGCTGGAGCTGGGGGCGGCGGACGATGACCGGCTCTGGGGCGTGGCCATTCACGTGATCCACCCGCTCTGA
- a CDS encoding Y-family DNA polymerase encodes MALATVLIDANNFYASCEAALDPAVAGRPLVVLSNNDGCIVARSAAARSLGIPMGQPYFQVRRELERLGVIVRSSNYALYADMSQRLMATIEPWVEELEVYSIDEAFGRLHRPAAGDPSGADLRPGGDLTSWGRRLRAQVQRHLGLPVAVGIAPTKVLAKIANRLAKGDPRHGGVFDLGAVADPDPWLESVAIEDVWGIGRQLARWCRLRGVADARQLRDLASGELRRRCGVVGLRLQEELRGRSCLPLVSLPPAKQETCVSRSFSQPVTTLTDLREAIATYLSRAAEKLRRQRQRAGAITVFVRSSPFDGSRFYSNAATVQLPLASNDTAVLLAAALPLAERLFRPHKPLQKAGVLLQQLQPLEQLQHHLLAPMPLEQQQRREALLATIDALNRRYGRGTVQWAACGLRPAWMMRRSRLSRAATTRLSDLPWVQAG; translated from the coding sequence ATGGCCCTGGCCACGGTGCTGATCGACGCCAACAATTTCTACGCCTCCTGCGAGGCGGCCCTCGATCCCGCCGTGGCCGGCCGGCCGCTGGTGGTGCTCTCCAACAACGACGGCTGCATCGTGGCCCGCAGCGCCGCAGCGCGCAGCCTGGGCATTCCCATGGGCCAGCCCTATTTCCAGGTGCGTCGCGAGCTGGAGCGGCTGGGGGTGATCGTGCGCAGCTCCAATTACGCCCTCTATGCCGACATGAGCCAGCGGCTGATGGCCACGATCGAGCCCTGGGTGGAGGAGCTGGAGGTCTATTCGATCGACGAGGCCTTTGGTCGCCTGCATCGGCCTGCAGCCGGCGATCCCAGCGGCGCGGATCTCAGGCCTGGCGGTGATCTCACGAGTTGGGGGCGGCGGCTGCGGGCTCAGGTGCAGCGCCATCTCGGTCTGCCGGTGGCGGTGGGCATCGCGCCCACCAAGGTGCTGGCCAAGATCGCCAACCGTCTGGCCAAGGGCGATCCCCGCCACGGTGGGGTGTTCGATCTGGGGGCGGTGGCGGATCCTGACCCCTGGCTGGAATCCGTCGCCATCGAGGACGTCTGGGGCATCGGCCGCCAGCTGGCGCGTTGGTGCCGCCTGCGCGGCGTCGCCGATGCCCGCCAGCTGCGCGATCTGGCCAGCGGCGAGCTGCGCCGCCGGTGTGGCGTGGTGGGTCTGCGGCTGCAGGAGGAACTGCGCGGCCGGAGCTGTCTGCCCCTGGTGAGCCTGCCGCCGGCCAAGCAGGAAACCTGCGTCAGCCGCAGCTTCAGCCAGCCCGTCACCACGCTGACGGATCTGCGCGAGGCGATCGCCACCTATCTCAGCCGCGCCGCCGAGAAGCTGCGGCGTCAGCGGCAGCGGGCCGGGGCGATCACCGTGTTCGTGCGCAGCAGCCCCTTCGATGGCAGCCGCTTCTACAGCAATGCCGCCACGGTGCAGCTGCCCCTGGCCAGCAACGACACCGCCGTGCTGCTGGCCGCCGCCCTTCCCCTGGCCGAGCGTCTGTTCCGGCCCCACAAGCCGTTGCAGAAGGCCGGTGTGCTGCTGCAGCAGCTCCAGCCCCTCGAGCAGCTGCAGCACCATCTGCTGGCACCGATGCCGCTGGAGCAGCAGCAGCGCCGTGAGGCCCTTCTGGCCACGATCGATGCCCTGAACCGCCGCTACGGTCGAGGCACGGTGCAGTGGGCGGCCTGTGGCTTGCGGCCCGCCTGGATGATGCGCCGTTCCCGGCTCTCCCGTGCCGCCACCACGCGTCTGAGCGATCTGCCCTGGGTGCAGGCCGGCTGA
- a CDS encoding Nif11 family protein: MQNLHRLVVDAERDERMRARLRRCRNTADLIRTARRLGYGISAVDLKRARQDDQRSREVVARQAVAGSVSSHQA; encoded by the coding sequence ATGCAGAATCTTCACCGCCTGGTGGTGGATGCCGAGAGGGACGAGCGGATGCGTGCCCGTCTGCGCCGCTGCCGCAACACCGCCGATCTGATTCGCACGGCACGGCGTCTCGGCTATGGGATCAGCGCCGTCGATCTGAAACGTGCCCGCCAGGACGATCAGCGCAGTCGCGAGGTTGTAGCGCGGCAGGCGGTGGCTGGCTCAGTCAGCTCCCATCAGGCGTGA
- a CDS encoding sensor domain-containing diguanylate cyclase, with protein MASFPIPADEQERLRDLERHDLKGHADDPHFDRILTLARSLYQTPIAVISLVEADRQWFLSRQGLTVRETPREQAFCGHTILGDEVLVVPDALADERFSTNPLVTGDPHIRFYAGAPLRTPDGHKLGSLCVIDREPRQPSPEQIDQLKLLADLVMREIELRRMSHHCPVTGLPQRTLLHKLGTKEFERALQHDLPLSLLCIDLDNFRLINNRWGHPAGDQVLRDVSQLCRSLLPEHDLVVRMGNSEFALLMLERDSDSALQIAEQLRESVHHLPGVFSHSGYQLQISGGLTSRTAGDTSFNDLLHRAEHALDLAKTNGRDQISRLMGAD; from the coding sequence ATGGCCAGCTTTCCGATTCCTGCCGATGAACAGGAGCGCCTGCGTGATCTGGAGCGGCACGATCTCAAGGGCCATGCCGATGATCCCCACTTCGATCGGATTCTGACCCTGGCCCGGAGCCTCTACCAGACTCCGATCGCCGTGATCTCCCTGGTGGAAGCCGATCGGCAGTGGTTTCTCTCCCGTCAGGGCCTGACGGTGCGGGAAACACCGCGGGAGCAGGCCTTCTGCGGCCACACCATTCTCGGAGACGAGGTGCTGGTGGTGCCCGATGCCCTGGCCGACGAGCGCTTCTCCACCAATCCCCTGGTCACGGGCGATCCCCACATCCGCTTCTACGCCGGAGCGCCGCTACGCACGCCCGATGGGCACAAGCTCGGCTCTCTCTGCGTGATAGACCGGGAACCGCGCCAGCCCAGCCCTGAGCAGATCGATCAGCTGAAGCTGCTGGCCGACCTGGTGATGCGCGAGATCGAACTCCGGCGGATGAGTCACCACTGTCCGGTGACCGGACTGCCGCAGCGCACCCTGCTGCACAAACTCGGCACCAAGGAGTTCGAGAGAGCGCTGCAGCACGACCTGCCCCTGTCACTTCTGTGCATCGACCTCGACAATTTCCGCCTGATCAACAACCGCTGGGGCCACCCCGCCGGTGATCAGGTGCTCCGCGACGTGAGCCAGCTCTGCCGCAGCCTGCTGCCGGAGCATGATCTGGTGGTGCGCATGGGGAACAGCGAATTCGCACTGCTGATGCTGGAGCGCGACAGTGACTCCGCCCTGCAGATCGCCGAACAACTGCGCGAGAGCGTTCACCACCTCCCTGGCGTGTTCTCCCATTCCGGCTACCAGCTCCAGATCAGCGGTGGACTCACCAGCCGCACCGCCGGCGACACCAGCTTCAACGATCTGCTGCACCGCGCCGAACATGCCCTGGATCTGGCCAAGACCAACGGCCGCGACCAGATCTCACGCCTGATGGGAGCTGACTGA
- the dnaG gene encoding DNA primase gives MSLPRLHPRTIEAVKERADIVDVVGEHVVLKKKGREFVGICPFHDDKSPSMTVSPAKQFYYCFSCGAGGNAIKFLMELQRQSFGDVVLELARKYQLPIETVDGPQQERLRKQLSRREQLHRVLTLAAGWFRSQLRSPEGAAALAYLKDNRGLSEGTLETFELGYAPDRWDGLLTHLQQVEGLGVDLLEAAGMVVARKGGEGFYDRFRHRVMVPIKDRQGRVIGFGGRSLDGGEPKYLNSPETEVFEKGKHLFGLDRATAAIRKDDQAVVVEGYFDVIALHAAGITNAVAALGTALSSQQITQICRGCDSKRLILNFDSDGAGVRAAQRAIGEVEQLALQGQLELRVLHLPAGKDPDEFLRQHGPGEYRALLEAAPLWLDWQIEQVLADRDLARADQFQQAVAGLVELLGKLPQSAVRSHYLQQVAERLSGGQARLALQLEEDLRQQVKGQRWHGRSQKWEQPGEAGLRERAEAEVLRLYLHCPLHRPLIRRELRQRDLEDFALQHHRLLWAAISALEEDNLGAGRLEAINRGSDGGEDLADLDLPRLLGDQLVVEQSALLSRLTPLLEPCELHRMALAQPELQLRGTTAVLERQRALKRCRHLLDAWRSQNLETLERCLARLLNPIDAPTATNPPGAAEASTAATTDPARATAPAEAALDMESRIEAMFAELNSDALRFQDLYYNERRYLEQLDARRRAGYEELVREARSELTSGPA, from the coding sequence TTGAGCCTGCCCCGCCTCCACCCCCGCACGATCGAGGCCGTCAAGGAACGGGCCGACATCGTCGATGTGGTCGGCGAGCACGTGGTGCTCAAGAAGAAGGGGCGCGAGTTCGTGGGGATCTGCCCCTTCCACGACGACAAATCACCGTCGATGACGGTGTCGCCGGCCAAGCAGTTCTATTACTGCTTCTCCTGCGGTGCCGGCGGCAACGCCATCAAGTTCCTGATGGAACTGCAGCGCCAGAGCTTCGGCGATGTGGTGCTGGAGCTGGCGCGCAAGTATCAGCTGCCGATCGAGACCGTCGACGGACCCCAGCAGGAACGGCTGCGCAAGCAGCTGTCCCGCCGTGAGCAGCTGCATCGGGTGCTCACCCTGGCGGCGGGCTGGTTCCGCAGCCAGCTGCGCAGTCCCGAGGGCGCCGCGGCCCTCGCCTACCTCAAGGACAATCGCGGCCTCAGCGAAGGCACTCTCGAGACCTTCGAGCTGGGCTACGCCCCGGACCGTTGGGACGGTCTGCTCACCCACCTGCAGCAGGTGGAGGGCCTTGGGGTGGATCTGCTGGAGGCCGCCGGGATGGTGGTGGCCCGCAAGGGCGGTGAGGGCTTCTACGACCGCTTCCGCCATCGCGTGATGGTGCCGATCAAGGACCGCCAGGGCCGGGTGATCGGCTTCGGTGGCCGCAGCCTCGATGGCGGCGAACCGAAGTACCTCAACTCCCCGGAAACGGAGGTGTTCGAGAAGGGCAAGCATCTGTTCGGCCTCGACCGGGCCACCGCCGCGATCCGCAAGGACGACCAGGCGGTGGTGGTGGAGGGCTATTTCGATGTGATCGCCCTCCATGCGGCCGGCATCACCAATGCGGTGGCGGCCCTGGGGACAGCGTTGAGCAGTCAGCAGATCACCCAGATCTGCCGCGGCTGCGACAGCAAGCGGCTGATCCTCAATTTCGACAGCGACGGCGCCGGCGTGCGGGCCGCCCAGCGGGCGATCGGCGAAGTGGAGCAGCTGGCCCTGCAGGGGCAGCTGGAGCTGCGCGTGCTGCACCTGCCCGCCGGCAAGGATCCCGACGAGTTCCTCAGGCAGCACGGCCCCGGCGAGTACCGCGCCCTGCTGGAAGCCGCGCCCCTCTGGCTCGACTGGCAGATCGAGCAGGTGCTGGCCGACCGCGATCTCGCCCGGGCCGACCAGTTCCAGCAGGCGGTGGCTGGCCTGGTGGAACTGCTCGGCAAACTCCCCCAGAGCGCCGTGCGCAGCCACTACCTGCAGCAGGTGGCGGAGCGGCTCAGCGGCGGCCAGGCCCGCCTGGCCCTGCAGCTGGAGGAAGACCTGCGCCAGCAGGTGAAGGGCCAGCGCTGGCACGGACGCTCCCAGAAGTGGGAGCAGCCCGGCGAAGCGGGACTGCGGGAACGGGCCGAGGCGGAGGTGCTGCGGCTCTACCTCCACTGCCCGCTGCACCGTCCCCTGATCCGGCGGGAGCTGCGGCAACGGGACCTGGAAGACTTCGCCCTGCAGCACCATCGCCTGCTCTGGGCCGCGATCAGCGCCCTCGAGGAAGACAACCTCGGGGCCGGCCGGCTGGAGGCGATCAACCGCGGCAGTGATGGCGGAGAGGATCTGGCTGATCTGGATCTGCCACGGTTGCTGGGCGATCAGCTGGTGGTGGAGCAGAGCGCCCTGCTCAGCCGTCTGACGCCGCTGCTGGAACCTTGCGAACTGCATCGCATGGCCCTGGCCCAGCCCGAGCTGCAGCTGCGTGGCACCACGGCCGTGCTCGAGCGGCAGCGGGCCCTGAAGCGCTGCCGACACCTGCTCGATGCCTGGAGGTCCCAGAACCTGGAAACTCTGGAACGCTGTCTCGCCCGCCTGCTGAACCCCATCGATGCCCCCACCGCCACCAATCCGCCGGGAGCGGCAGAGGCCAGCACAGCAGCAACCACGGATCCGGCACGAGCCACGGCTCCGGCGGAAGCCGCCCTGGACATGGAGAGCCGCATCGAGGCCATGTTCGCGGAGCTCAACAGCGACGCCCTGCGCTTCCAGGACCTCTATTACAACGAGCGTCGCTATCTCGAGCAGCTCGATGCCCGCCGCCGCGCCGGCTATGAGGAGCTGGTCCGGGAAGCCAGATCGGAGCTGACCTCGGGCCCGGCCTGA